In the Malaclemys terrapin pileata isolate rMalTer1 chromosome 12, rMalTer1.hap1, whole genome shotgun sequence genome, one interval contains:
- the LOC128846548 gene encoding CMP-N-acetylneuraminate-beta-galactosamide-alpha-2,3-sialyltransferase 2-like isoform X1 translates to MQHWRKLWAAAALCTVLVLWQVHQSLYLGHSGSSSRLGDMLRPLSVSEAKPCGCARCIVELSSSAWFNERYDSAINPLLTVHTSKIAPDVLLWWLKLQGSKSRAQLQGIIQQMFDILPSPMVDAWDPSRCRTCAVVGNSGRLRGSHYGREIDSHHWVLRMNRAQTAGFEEDVGTRTTHRFMYPESAVDLPPGVHLVLVPFKPLDLKWVTSAFSTGELRYTYTRVKQFIEADRSKVLILNPAFLKYIHDKWTQHHGRYPSTGLTALLFALHTCDQVAVFGYGADNNGNWHHYWEANRYPGAFHKTGVHNAGFELTLIKKLAAKGKISFYN, encoded by the exons ATGCAGCACTGGAGGAAGTTGTGGGCTGCTGCAGCCCTGTGCACAGTGCTTGTCCTGTGGCAGGTTCATCAGTCCTTGTACCTGGGGCATTCTGGCTCTTCCTCGAGGCTTGGAGACATGCTGCGGCCTCTGTCTGTCTCAGAGGCCAAGCCCTGTGGCTGTGCCAGATGTATTGTGGAGCTCAGCAGCTCAGCCTGGTTTAATGAACGGTACGACTCAGCGATAAATCCCCTGCTGACGGTGCACACCTCCAAGATCGCCCCAGACGTTCTGTTGTGGTGGCTG AAGCTGCAGGGCTCGAAGAGCCGTGCCCAGCTCCAGGGAATAATCCAGCAAATGTTTGACATTCTCCCATCCCCAATGGTGGATGCTTGGGACCCCTCCCGCTGCAGGACGTGTGCAGTGGTAGGGAACTCTGGGCGCCTGAGGGGCTCCCACTACGGGCGAGAGATCGACTCCCACCACTGGGTTCTGAG GATGAACAGGGCGCAGACTGCTGGGTTCGAGGAGGATGTCGGCACGAGGACAACGCACCGCTTTATGTACCCAGAGAGCGCTGTGGACCTCCCTCCTGGGGTCCACCTGGTGCTTGTCCCCTTTAAACCACTGGACCTGAAATGGGTGACAAGTGCCTTCTCCACAGGCGAGCTGCGCTA CACGTACACAAGAGTCAAACAGTTCATTGAAGCCGACAGAAGCAAG GTGCTAATCTTGAACCCTGCCTTTCTCAAATACATCCATGACAAGTGGACACAGCACCATGGGAGGTATCCATCCACTGGCCTCACAGCATTGCTCTTTGCCTTGCACACCTGTGATCAG GTGGCAGTGTTTGGTTACGGTGCGGACAACAATGGAAACTGGCACCACTACTGGGAAGCGAACCGTTACCCTGGAGCCTTCCACAAGACCGGTGTGCACAATGCTGGCTTTGAACTCACCCTCATCAAGAAACTGGCAGCCAAAGGCAAAATCTCCTTTTATAACTAG
- the LOC128846548 gene encoding CMP-N-acetylneuraminate-beta-galactosamide-alpha-2,3-sialyltransferase 2-like isoform X2 yields MQHWRKLWAAAALCTVLVLWQVHQSLYLGHSGSSSRLGDMLRPLSVSEAKPCGCARCIVELSSSAWFNERYDSAINPLLTVHTSKIAPDVLLWWLKLQGSKSRAQLQGIIQQMFDILPSPMVDAWDPSRCRTCAVVGNSGRLRGSHYGREIDSHHWVLRMNRAQTAGFEEDVGTRTTHRFMYPESAVDLPPGVHLVLVPFKPLDLKWVTSAFSTGELRYTYTRVKQFIEADRSKVLILNPAFLKYIHDKWTQHHGRYPSTGLTALLFALHTCDQLRSIRGASL; encoded by the exons ATGCAGCACTGGAGGAAGTTGTGGGCTGCTGCAGCCCTGTGCACAGTGCTTGTCCTGTGGCAGGTTCATCAGTCCTTGTACCTGGGGCATTCTGGCTCTTCCTCGAGGCTTGGAGACATGCTGCGGCCTCTGTCTGTCTCAGAGGCCAAGCCCTGTGGCTGTGCCAGATGTATTGTGGAGCTCAGCAGCTCAGCCTGGTTTAATGAACGGTACGACTCAGCGATAAATCCCCTGCTGACGGTGCACACCTCCAAGATCGCCCCAGACGTTCTGTTGTGGTGGCTG AAGCTGCAGGGCTCGAAGAGCCGTGCCCAGCTCCAGGGAATAATCCAGCAAATGTTTGACATTCTCCCATCCCCAATGGTGGATGCTTGGGACCCCTCCCGCTGCAGGACGTGTGCAGTGGTAGGGAACTCTGGGCGCCTGAGGGGCTCCCACTACGGGCGAGAGATCGACTCCCACCACTGGGTTCTGAG GATGAACAGGGCGCAGACTGCTGGGTTCGAGGAGGATGTCGGCACGAGGACAACGCACCGCTTTATGTACCCAGAGAGCGCTGTGGACCTCCCTCCTGGGGTCCACCTGGTGCTTGTCCCCTTTAAACCACTGGACCTGAAATGGGTGACAAGTGCCTTCTCCACAGGCGAGCTGCGCTA CACGTACACAAGAGTCAAACAGTTCATTGAAGCCGACAGAAGCAAG GTGCTAATCTTGAACCCTGCCTTTCTCAAATACATCCATGACAAGTGGACACAGCACCATGGGAGGTATCCATCCACTGGCCTCACAGCATTGCTCTTTGCCTTGCACACCTGTGATCAG ttacgaTCCATAAGAGGAGCTTCCCTTTAG